The following proteins come from a genomic window of Plectropomus leopardus isolate mb chromosome 11, YSFRI_Pleo_2.0, whole genome shotgun sequence:
- the taf3 gene encoding transcription initiation factor TFIID subunit 3 produces MCESYARSLLRVSVAQICQALGWDAVQLTACDLLSDVLHRYIQQLARVCHRYSELYGRTDPVLDDVSQAFRLLGVSLSELEDYVHNMEPVAFAQQTPLFPVSKNNVLQFPQPGARDAEERKDYIPDHMPPLVSLQEEEEEEEVLADMGTSAEAMQVALEEDEEEMDEDETVNDENHPLKRHLDSPDAAMGMMPTSKRPRMYPGLSPEWGVEPREPLTSLNPQRVPPGMLPSHDSLDPLSPETPSGALPSFRPQPAVPKHSDQKGLTTPGRKPKVSSPGRQRTKSPKGVIPVPVGGSPIHSPKPSKERKKSPGRTKSPKSPKSPKLGSAKASQPQSKTDSVHKLPLSALSERMGKEIIHMRPNIEDRELVESPFKKLEPDNAAIEDSIDAVIARACAEREPDPFAFSSGSDSDSNGFSSPRRLTIMEPSTPKLPTGASISVKDTSTPLHLQAHPGLGNWTMEDSINEVIRKVNQGGPSAPLPSQGEYVSSGSASPPTPEPLLKVFEEKNKIVSSVEVKKKLKKELKTKMKKKEKDKPKDKDREKDKGKLKEKNKDKNRDKNKDFSKDGKMPWKEFGVKDDEHFLQRDFTLPEGSIKIKNREADGPKKEKEKHKDKKKDKEKSKKDKDKRDKGKDRSKEDRQKQSALAPFALGEIAPLFSPAACLRIPSMLPPLAPILQEKDVKSKEKDKKKDKKEKKKKKDKEKDKEREKAKEKEREKEEKRKEKEREKEKREKEKEKEKERIRLEKVKVDTPAALPSPVIPRLTLRVGAGQDKIVISKVVPNSEPKTPAPKTPAAKSGPGNRPRTPPPPPMLSPVVPTLPPPPSPLPPPPAPSTLLSPAPMLSPAASFKTPVRSVVTETVSTYVIRDEWGNQIWICPGCNKPDDGSPMIGCDDCDDWYHWPCVGILTAPPEDQQWFCVKCSSKKKDKKHKKRKHKPH; encoded by the exons ATGTGCGAGAGCTATGCCCGCTCGCTGCTGCGTGTTTCGGTGGCGCAGATCTGCCAGGCTCTGGGCTGGGATGCGGTTCAGCTCACTGCGTGCGATCTGCTGTCCGATGTGCTGCACAGATATATCCAGCAGTTGGCCAGGGTCTGCCATCGGTACTCTGAGCTCT ATGGAAGAACAGATCCAGTCCTGGACGATGTCAGCCAGGCCTTCAGACTGCTGGGGGTGAGTCTGAGTGAACTGGAGGACTACGTCCACAATATGGAGCCTGTGGCCTTCGCCCAGCAAACACCGCTCTTTCCTGTCAGCAAAAACAACGTCCTGCAGTTTCCCCAGCCTGGAGCCCGAgatgcagaggagaggaaggattACATTCCAGATCACATGCCACCGCTGGTCTCCTTACAAGAAG aagaagaagaggaggaggtccTTGCTGACATGGGCACCTCAGCCGAAGCTATGCAGGTGGCACTggaagaagatgaggaggaaaTGGACGAAGACGAGACGGTTAATGACGAGAACCACCCACTAAAGAGACACCTGGACAGTCCTGATGCAGCTATGGGTATGATGCCTACCTCCAAGAGACCACGCATGTACCCTGGCCTCAGCCCAGAGTGGGGGGTTGAGCCCAGGGAGCCCCTTACCTCTCTCAACCCTCAACGCGTTCCCCCGGGCATGCTGCCTTCTCATGATAGCCTTGACCCCCTGTCACCTGAAACACCTTCTGGAGCCCTGCCTTCCTTCAGACCTCAGCCAGCAGTACCAAAACACTCTGATCAAAAGGGCCTCACCACTCCAGGAAGAAAGCCCAAGGTCTCATCTCCTGGCAGACAACGGACTAAGTCCCCTAAAGGGGTCATTCCTGTTCCGGTGGGTGGTAGTCCCATCCATTCTCCAAAACCATCTAAGGAAAGGAAGAAATCCCCAGGAAGGACCAAGAGTCCAAAAAGCCCCAAGAGCCCAAAATTGGGTTCAGCCAAAGCATCCCAACCCCAGAGCAAGACAGACAGTGTGCACAAGCTACCGCTGTCTGCTCTGAGTGAGAGGATGGGCAAAGAGATTATCCATATGCGTCCAAACATAGAGGACAGGGAGTTAGTCGAGAGTCCCTTCAAGAAACTAGAGCCTGACAATGCAGCCATCGAAGACTCCATTGATGCTGTGATTGCCAGAGCGTGTGCTGAGCGGGAGCCAGATCCTTTTGCTTTCTCCTCGGGCTCTGACTCGGACAGCAATGGATTCTCCAGCCCAAGGAGGCTGACCATCATGGAGCCGTCTACGCCTAAACTCCCGACTGGGGCCAGCATCTCTGTTAAAGACACGTCAACTCCACTTCACCTGCAGGCACACCCAGGCCTGGGAAATTGGACTATGGAGGATTCAATCAATGAGGTGATCCGAAAGGTCAACCAAGGGGGTCCGTCCGCACCCCTGCCAAGCCAAGGAGAGTATGTCTCATCGGGATCAGCCTCACCACCGACTCCTGAACCTCTCCTCAAGGTTTTTGAGGAGAAGAACAAGATCGTGTCATCAGTAGAGGTCAAGAAAAAGCTGAAGAAGGAGctcaaaactaaaatgaaaaagaaggagaaagacaAGCCGAAAGACAAAGACCGGGAAAAGGATAAGGGCAAGCTGAAAGAGAAGAACAAGGATAAGAACAGGGATAAAAACAAGGACTTTTCCAAGGATGGCAAGATGCCCTGGAAGGAGTTTGGGGTGAAGGATGATGAGCACTTCCTTCAGCGAGATTTTACTCTGCCTGAGGGCTCCATCAagataaaaaacagagaagcagaTGGCCctaagaaggagaaggagaaacacaaagacaaaaagaaggataaggaaaaaagtaaaaaggacaAAGATAAGAGGGACAAGGGTAAAGACCGGAGCaaagaggacagacagaaacaatCTGCATTAGCTCCTTTCGCTCTGGGTGAGATCGCACCACTGTTCAGCCCCGCGGCCTGCCTGCGCATCCCCTCCATGCTTCCTCCTTTGGCCCCAATCCTCCAGGAAAAGGACGTAAAGAGCAAGGAGAAGGACAAGAAGAAAGacaagaaggagaagaagaaaaagaaagacaaggagAAGGACAAGGAGCGAGAGAAGGCcaaagaaaaggagagggagaaagaagagaagaggaaagaaaaggagcgGGAAAAGGAAAAacgagaaaaggagaaagagaaagaaaaggagagaattCGATTGGAGAAG GTGAAAGTAGACACTCCAGCAGCTCTGCCGTCTCCAGTCATCCCCAGACTGACGCTCCGGGTTGGAGCCGGCCAGGACAAAAT TGTTATCAGCAAGGTGGTTCCAAATTCAGAGCCCAAGACGCCAGCACCCAAGACCCCCGCTGCCAAGTCTGGACCTGGGAATCGCCCTCGGACGCCCCCACCGCCTCCAATGCTCTCCCCAGTGGTACCCACTCTGCCCCCACCTCCCTCTCCGCTTCCACCACCTCCCGCCCCTTCAACGTTACTCTCCCCGGCGCCGATGCTTTCTCCCGCCGCATCCTTCAAAACACCGGTCCGCAGCGTAGTAACTGAGACTGTCAGTACCTACGTG ATCCGGGATGAGTGGGGAAACCAGATCTGGATTTGTCCTGGATGCAACAAACCTGATGATGGCAGCCCCATGATAGGATGTGACGACTGTGATGACTGGTATCATTG GCCTTGTGTTGGGATCCTTACAGCCCCTCCTGAGGACCAGCAGTGGTTCTGTGTTAAATGCTCCAGCAAGAAGaaggacaaaaaacacaagaaaaggaaacacaaacCGCATTGA